A section of the Paenibacillus odorifer genome encodes:
- a CDS encoding carboxymuconolactone decarboxylase family protein, which produces MSQRVAYNEVAPEGMKIMMDMEMYTKKSTINRTTRELIKIRVSQINGCAFCIDMHTSEARKMGETEQRIYCLNVWEECTFYTPEEKVALELSEHITLIPSKRVPDELYKRVREQYDEKQYIDLVLVINQINSWNRISIAMGNTPAEQ; this is translated from the coding sequence ATGAGTCAAAGAGTTGCCTACAATGAAGTTGCACCTGAGGGTATGAAAATCATGATGGATATGGAGATGTACACCAAAAAATCTACGATTAATCGGACTACAAGAGAACTTATCAAAATCAGAGTTTCTCAAATTAACGGATGTGCTTTCTGCATAGATATGCATACATCCGAAGCTCGTAAAATGGGTGAAACCGAACAACGAATTTATTGTTTAAATGTTTGGGAGGAATGTACTTTTTATACACCTGAAGAGAAGGTTGCTCTCGAACTATCTGAGCATATTACGCTAATCCCTTCCAAAAGAGTTCCTGATGAGCTATATAAACGAGTACGTGAACAATACGATGAGAAGCAATATATTGATCTTGTACTGGTCATTAATCAAATCAACAGTTGGAACAGAATTTCTATTGCAATGGGAAATACACCCGCAGAACAATAA
- a CDS encoding MarR family winged helix-turn-helix transcriptional regulator — protein MKEILREVGMIARALDSISNIEFKELELTKGQYLYLVRIYENPGIIQEKLSEMIKVDRTTAARAIQKLEIQGFIEKKDDETNKKIKRLFTTEKGKQAYSFLKREGEHTDLVALAGLSEKETEVLFQLLQRVRKNVEVEWEYVKKGNKREY, from the coding sequence ATGAAGGAGATACTTCGTGAAGTTGGAATGATAGCGAGGGCATTAGATTCCATAAGTAATATAGAGTTCAAGGAATTAGAGCTTACAAAGGGGCAGTATTTATATCTGGTCCGGATATATGAGAATCCAGGTATTATTCAAGAAAAGCTGTCAGAAATGATAAAGGTGGACCGAACAACAGCAGCGCGTGCGATTCAGAAACTTGAAATCCAAGGTTTTATTGAAAAGAAAGACGATGAAACGAACAAAAAAATAAAAAGGTTATTCACAACTGAAAAAGGTAAACAAGCCTATTCTTTTCTGAAGAGAGAAGGGGAACATACCGACTTGGTTGCGTTAGCAGGATTATCTGAAAAAGAAACGGAAGTATTGTTTCAACTCTTGCAAAGAGTTAGGAAAAATGTTGAGGTTGAGTGGGAATACGTAAAGAAGGGAAATAAAAGAGAGTACTAA
- a CDS encoding GNAT family N-acetyltransferase, which produces MNLKRITLIEELEAAFSIRKKVFVEEQGVPLNDEFDEFDTLNGECEHVLAYYDGQPVATGRIRFLDGLGKLERICILEPYRKFGIGKKIISALEEIVVEKGHQKVKLHGQTQAEGFYKKLGYRASSTEFMEDGIPHLLMIKDLSASIE; this is translated from the coding sequence ATGAATCTTAAAAGAATTACACTAATCGAGGAACTTGAAGCTGCATTTTCAATAAGAAAAAAAGTATTTGTTGAGGAACAAGGCGTACCCCTTAATGATGAATTTGATGAATTCGATACGCTGAATGGAGAATGTGAGCATGTTCTCGCCTATTATGATGGGCAACCAGTTGCCACAGGAAGGATCCGCTTTCTTGATGGATTAGGTAAGTTAGAGCGTATTTGCATCCTAGAACCTTATCGTAAATTTGGAATTGGGAAAAAAATTATTTCTGCATTAGAAGAGATCGTGGTTGAAAAGGGGCATCAAAAGGTTAAATTGCACGGGCAAACTCAGGCAGAGGGGTTCTATAAGAAACTTGGTTATCGGGCTTCATCTACTGAATTTATGGAGGATGGCATCCCTCATCTTTTAATGATTAAAGATCTTTCTGCTTCAATAGAATGA
- a CDS encoding YczE/YyaS/YitT family protein — protein MKKFSVTTFSIFTCGIFILTLGVSLTIISDLGASPFDALLVGLSQNVGLTVGSWEVLIACLLIGCNSCLSKQRPELLGLVTAFIAGIGIDMWLFLLNNLIEPNLWISKIAFYGLGLIAIGLGTSIYLYANFAPIPVDRLTLVLQTITRLSILFTKTIIYLVFLFAAIIFNGPIGIGTLLTICLGGLILNYFMPLIQKALDRLLQHTTADSAKEI, from the coding sequence ATGAAGAAGTTTAGTGTAACTACGTTTTCCATTTTCACTTGCGGAATTTTCATCTTAACCCTAGGCGTTTCACTAACAATAATCTCCGATCTTGGAGCGTCACCTTTTGATGCACTTTTAGTCGGTCTATCCCAAAATGTCGGTCTTACAGTAGGCAGTTGGGAAGTGCTGATCGCATGCCTATTGATTGGATGTAATTCATGTTTATCCAAGCAAAGACCAGAATTATTAGGGTTGGTAACTGCATTTATAGCAGGCATTGGTATCGATATGTGGCTTTTTTTGTTAAACAATCTGATCGAGCCTAATCTGTGGATCAGTAAAATCGCCTTTTATGGTTTAGGCTTAATCGCAATTGGATTAGGTACATCCATTTATTTGTACGCAAATTTCGCACCGATTCCAGTGGACCGACTAACATTAGTACTGCAAACGATAACTAGGCTTAGTATACTATTTACTAAAACAATCATTTATCTGGTTTTCTTATTTGCCGCCATTATTTTCAATGGGCCTATTGGGATTGGCACTCTACTTACCATTTGTTTAGGCGGCTTAATTCTTAATTACTTTATGCCACTTATACAGAAAGCCTTGGACCGATTGCTACAACATACAACAGCGGACTCCGCTAAAGAAATATGA
- a CDS encoding GNAT family N-acetyltransferase, with amino-acid sequence MEIRIDNLTGTEIIALISEHLQSMFEQSPPESVHALNLDKLKTPEITFWSAWEQGELLGCGALKDLGSHHGEIKSMRTSTKHLRKGIASKMLAHIIKEAKQQGYRRLSLETGSTEGFEAARKLYEQYGFEYCSPFADYIEDPYSVFMTKEL; translated from the coding sequence ATGGAGATTAGAATCGATAACTTAACCGGAACCGAAATCATAGCATTGATCAGTGAACATCTGCAGAGCATGTTTGAGCAATCCCCGCCAGAGAGTGTACATGCGTTGAATTTAGATAAATTAAAAACACCTGAAATTACCTTCTGGAGCGCCTGGGAGCAGGGCGAACTCTTAGGTTGCGGTGCTCTTAAAGACCTGGGTAGCCATCATGGTGAAATCAAATCCATGCGTACTTCTACCAAGCATCTTAGGAAGGGCATTGCATCTAAAATGCTTGCCCATATCATTAAGGAAGCTAAGCAACAAGGCTATCGGCGGCTGAGCTTAGAAACCGGATCCACTGAAGGGTTCGAAGCAGCTAGAAAATTATATGAACAATATGGATTTGAATACTGCAGTCCGTTTGCAGATTACATTGAAGACCCCTATAGTGTTTTTATGACGAAAGAATTATAA
- the cymR gene encoding cysteine metabolism transcriptional regulator CymR, with product MKISTKGRYGLTIMMELALKFGEGPTSLKSIAEKNGLSEHYLEQLIAPLRNAGLVKSIRGAYGGYILSREANAITAGDIIRVLEGPISPVDFTEEDDAAKRDLWLRIRDSIADVLDSTTLYDLINYKEESLADNYMFYI from the coding sequence TTGAAAATATCAACCAAAGGTCGTTACGGACTAACAATTATGATGGAGCTTGCACTGAAATTTGGTGAAGGACCAACTTCACTTAAGAGTATCGCTGAGAAAAATGGTCTTTCCGAGCATTATCTGGAGCAACTAATTGCTCCTCTGCGCAATGCAGGGCTTGTAAAAAGTATTCGTGGAGCATATGGCGGATACATTTTGTCGCGTGAGGCGAACGCTATCACTGCCGGTGATATCATCCGTGTGCTGGAGGGCCCTATCTCTCCTGTAGACTTCACGGAAGAGGACGATGCAGCGAAACGGGATTTATGGTTGCGTATTCGTGACAGCATTGCCGATGTGCTGGATTCCACAACACTTTATGATTTGATTAACTACAAAGAAGAGAGTTTGGCTGACAATTACATGTTTTATATTTAG
- the mnmA gene encoding tRNA 2-thiouridine(34) synthase MnmA, translating into MTKAKQDTRVVVGMSGGVDSSVTALLLKQQGYDVIGIFMKNWDDTDEFGVCTAESDAEDVRRVCEQIDIPYYTVNFEKEYFDKVFSYFLDEYKAGRTPNPDVMCNREIKFGEFLNKALQLGADYVATGHYARVIEEDGVYKLLRGVDNNKDQTYFLNALGQHQLSKTMFPIGHLPKPEVRRIAEEAGLYTAKKKDSTGVCFIGERNFREFLSQYLPAQAGDMVDIVTGEIKGRHDGLMYYTLGQRQGLGIGGSGNGEPWFVAEKDLSRNILYVVQGDKHHSLYSTSLIASGVNWIDGQELGQEPLKCTAKFRYRQPDQGVTLTAREDGTITVAFDVPQKAITPGQAVVFYLGEQCLGGGTIEYAEKVVPSAQV; encoded by the coding sequence ATGACAAAAGCAAAACAAGACACCCGTGTCGTCGTCGGCATGTCCGGAGGGGTCGATTCCTCCGTCACGGCGCTTCTGCTCAAGCAGCAGGGCTATGACGTCATCGGCATCTTCATGAAGAACTGGGACGATACCGACGAATTCGGAGTATGTACGGCCGAAAGCGATGCAGAGGATGTTCGCCGCGTATGCGAGCAGATTGATATTCCTTACTATACCGTTAATTTCGAGAAGGAATACTTTGATAAGGTATTTTCTTATTTTCTCGATGAATATAAGGCCGGCCGGACGCCAAATCCTGACGTCATGTGCAACCGCGAGATTAAGTTTGGAGAATTTTTGAACAAAGCTCTTCAGCTTGGTGCCGATTATGTCGCAACTGGACATTACGCACGTGTTATAGAAGAAGATGGTGTGTACAAGCTGCTCCGCGGCGTAGACAACAATAAGGATCAAACCTATTTCCTGAATGCACTGGGGCAACATCAACTCTCTAAAACAATGTTCCCTATTGGACATCTGCCGAAACCTGAAGTGCGGAGAATTGCTGAAGAAGCAGGACTTTACACTGCCAAGAAAAAAGATAGCACAGGCGTCTGCTTTATCGGCGAGCGCAACTTCCGCGAATTCCTCAGTCAATATCTCCCGGCACAAGCTGGCGATATGGTTGACATAGTAACTGGAGAGATCAAAGGCCGCCACGACGGACTTATGTATTACACGTTAGGCCAACGCCAAGGCCTTGGTATTGGTGGCTCTGGCAACGGCGAACCGTGGTTTGTAGCTGAGAAAGACCTTAGCCGCAACATTCTTTATGTAGTACAAGGAGACAAGCACCATAGCCTGTACTCCACTAGCCTGATTGCTTCCGGTGTTAACTGGATTGACGGCCAAGAGCTTGGGCAAGAGCCGCTGAAATGCACCGCCAAATTCCGGTATCGCCAGCCAGATCAAGGCGTGACCCTTACAGCGCGTGAAGATGGAACAATAACTGTAGCCTTTGATGTTCCACAAAAAGCTATCACACCTGGTCAAGCCGTTGTCTTCTATCTCGGCGAGCAATGTCTCGGCGGCGGAACGATAGAATACGCGGAGAAGGTTGTTCCTTCAGCACAAGTGTGA
- a CDS encoding glycoside hydrolase family 48 protein has product MKLSLIKKPVSVMMAAVLFLSLMTGLFNFRPQTAHASTTEQTRFLQLYAQLKDPANGYFSAEGVPYHAVETLMSEAPDYGHMTTSEAYSYWMWLEVLYGYHTGDWTKLESAWDNMEKYIIPINEGDGKEEQPTMSYYNPNSPATYAAEHAQPDQYPSQLGGQYTAGKDPLDAELKATYGNNQTYLMHWLVDVDNWYGFGNLLNPTHTAAYVNTFQRGEQESVWEAVPHPSQDDKTFGKANEGFMSLFTKEANVPSAQWRYTNATDADARAVQAMYWAKELGYNNTVYLNKAKKMGDFLRYGMYDKYFQKVGSAATDGTPDAGTGKDSNQYLLAWYTAWGGGLGATGNWAWRIGASHAHQGYQNVVAAYALSDSDGGLIPSSATAGQDWENSLKRQLEFYTWLQSSEGAIAGGATNSYQGAYKAYPAGTSTFYGMAYDEAPVYHDPPSNNWFGMQAWSVERVAELYYILASNGDTTSENFQMAKQVIENWVDWSKDYAFANKRPVTDAEGYYLNSQGNRILGGDNPQVATVSAPGEFWIPGNVEWTGQPNTWNGFSGSAANSNLKAVTKSPSQDTGVLGSYIKALTFYAAGTKAEHGSYSTLGGEAQVLAKSLLDTAWGYNDGVGIATTESRGDYSRYFTKEVYFPSGWTGTFGQGNTIPGSSTVPSDPAKGGNGVYASYTDIRPNIVNDSKWQYLLDKYNTSFNKVTKTWDNGAPEFTYHRFWSQVDMATAYAEYDRLINSSVPTEPVAPKAPSKPSVVAGNKVVDLSWNNVTGATSYTVKRAATTGGPYSDVAVVTQATYNDASVVNGTDYYYVVSASNVVGESPNSLEVHAKPIDVPIPVQGDLLVKYRTSDTNPGDNQFRPQLQIVNNGDTAVALSDVKLRYYYTIDGDKPQQFNVDYANIGGSNIQGTFVKVDPAKTGADYYLEISFGAGAGSLAPGANTGDIQIRVNKTDWSNYNEVGDYSYDPAKTSYTEWNHVPLYLNGDLAWGLEP; this is encoded by the coding sequence ATGAAATTGAGCTTAATAAAGAAGCCTGTTTCTGTAATGATGGCCGCAGTCCTGTTTCTCTCACTCATGACCGGTCTATTTAATTTTAGACCTCAGACTGCTCACGCTTCTACTACGGAGCAGACGCGATTTCTGCAATTATATGCGCAGCTAAAAGACCCCGCAAATGGTTATTTCTCTGCTGAAGGAGTACCTTATCATGCGGTAGAGACCTTGATGAGTGAAGCCCCTGATTACGGACATATGACGACCTCAGAAGCTTACAGTTATTGGATGTGGCTTGAGGTACTCTATGGTTATCACACAGGGGACTGGACTAAGCTGGAATCAGCTTGGGACAACATGGAGAAGTATATCATCCCTATTAACGAAGGTGATGGCAAGGAAGAACAGCCAACCATGAGTTATTACAATCCGAACAGCCCGGCTACGTATGCAGCGGAGCATGCTCAGCCGGATCAGTATCCAAGTCAGCTAGGTGGCCAGTATACAGCAGGTAAAGATCCGCTAGATGCTGAATTGAAGGCGACGTATGGCAACAACCAGACCTACTTGATGCACTGGCTGGTAGACGTGGACAACTGGTACGGCTTCGGCAACTTGCTGAATCCTACGCATACAGCCGCTTATGTGAATACATTCCAACGGGGTGAACAAGAGTCCGTTTGGGAGGCGGTCCCTCACCCGTCTCAAGATGACAAAACGTTCGGAAAAGCAAACGAAGGCTTCATGAGCCTGTTCACAAAAGAAGCTAACGTGCCTTCCGCTCAATGGCGTTACACGAATGCTACAGATGCCGATGCACGGGCAGTACAAGCAATGTACTGGGCTAAAGAGCTCGGCTACAACAATACAGTGTATTTGAACAAAGCTAAGAAAATGGGCGATTTCCTGCGGTACGGTATGTATGATAAATACTTCCAAAAAGTAGGAAGTGCAGCTACTGACGGCACACCTGATGCCGGGACTGGCAAAGATTCCAATCAATATCTTCTGGCTTGGTATACCGCATGGGGCGGTGGACTTGGAGCTACAGGAAACTGGGCTTGGAGAATCGGGGCGAGCCATGCCCACCAAGGGTATCAGAATGTCGTGGCTGCCTACGCACTTTCTGATTCGGATGGTGGTCTGATCCCGTCATCAGCTACAGCTGGACAGGATTGGGAAAATTCTCTGAAACGTCAATTGGAATTCTATACTTGGCTGCAGTCCTCTGAAGGGGCAATTGCCGGAGGAGCGACCAATAGTTATCAAGGCGCCTACAAGGCTTATCCAGCCGGAACCAGTACTTTTTATGGCATGGCATATGACGAAGCTCCAGTCTACCACGATCCTCCATCCAATAACTGGTTCGGGATGCAGGCATGGAGTGTGGAGCGGGTAGCAGAGCTGTACTATATCCTTGCTTCTAACGGAGACACTACATCTGAAAACTTTCAAATGGCAAAACAAGTTATAGAAAATTGGGTAGATTGGTCTAAAGATTATGCCTTTGCCAACAAACGTCCAGTTACGGATGCTGAAGGTTACTACCTGAACAGTCAAGGTAATCGAATTCTTGGAGGAGACAACCCACAAGTGGCAACAGTCTCTGCACCAGGAGAGTTCTGGATTCCAGGTAATGTGGAATGGACAGGACAACCTAATACGTGGAATGGCTTCAGTGGTTCTGCAGCAAACAGTAACCTGAAAGCCGTAACTAAGAGTCCAAGCCAAGATACAGGTGTACTGGGCAGCTATATTAAGGCACTTACCTTCTATGCGGCTGGCACCAAAGCTGAACATGGCAGCTACAGTACTCTGGGAGGAGAGGCTCAGGTACTGGCTAAATCTTTGTTAGACACGGCATGGGGTTATAACGATGGAGTTGGTATTGCAACTACCGAAAGCCGTGGAGATTATTCTCGCTATTTCACTAAAGAAGTCTATTTCCCAAGCGGTTGGACAGGTACATTCGGCCAAGGAAATACGATCCCTGGTTCATCTACAGTGCCTTCCGATCCAGCTAAAGGCGGAAACGGGGTATACGCAAGCTATACCGATATCCGTCCAAATATCGTGAATGACTCCAAGTGGCAATATTTGCTGGACAAATACAATACTTCTTTTAATAAAGTGACTAAAACTTGGGACAATGGAGCCCCTGAATTTACCTACCATCGCTTCTGGTCGCAAGTAGATATGGCAACTGCTTATGCTGAATACGATCGACTGATCAACAGCAGTGTGCCTACTGAGCCAGTAGCTCCAAAAGCACCTTCCAAACCAAGTGTGGTCGCTGGTAACAAAGTTGTAGATCTTAGTTGGAACAACGTAACTGGAGCTACTAGCTACACTGTGAAAAGAGCTGCGACAACTGGTGGCCCTTACAGCGATGTGGCTGTTGTCACTCAGGCGACTTACAATGACGCTTCAGTGGTTAACGGTACGGATTACTACTACGTAGTTAGTGCTTCCAACGTGGTTGGAGAGAGCCCAAATTCGCTTGAGGTTCATGCCAAGCCTATTGATGTGCCGATTCCGGTACAAGGAGATTTGCTGGTGAAATACCGGACAAGTGATACCAATCCGGGAGATAATCAGTTCCGCCCGCAGCTGCAAATTGTTAACAATGGGGATACGGCTGTAGCGCTTAGCGATGTAAAGCTGCGGTATTATTACACGATTGATGGCGATAAACCTCAACAATTTAATGTTGACTATGCTAACATCGGTGGAAGTAATATACAGGGAACATTCGTGAAGGTGGACCCTGCCAAAACTGGAGCGGATTATTATTTAGAAATCTCCTTCGGCGCAGGTGCAGGCAGTCTTGCACCGGGAGCCAACACGGGTGATATCCAGATCCGGGTCAACAAAACGGATTGGAGCAATTACAACGAGGTTGGAGACTACTCTTATGATCCTGCCAAAACATCGTACACGGAATGGAATCATGTGCCGTTGTATTTGAATGGTGATCTAGCATGGGGACTTGAGCCTTAA
- a CDS encoding glycoside hydrolase family 9 protein → MIKRYRKQGLVFSLLFTLTFCSNAAFQPAIAEAAAGDYNYAEVLQKSIYFYETQRSGELPDNNRVEWRGDSGLLDGADVGHDLTGGWYDAGDHVKFGLPMAYSTTMLAWSVYEYKQGYEGSGQLEEILDNIRWATDYFVKAHTAPNELWGQVGNGTTDHNWWGPAEVMQMQRPSYKIDATHPGSDLAAETAAALASASIIFRDTDAVYADKLLLHAKQLYNFADTYRGSYSDSITDAKQYYNSWSGYADELSWGAVWLYLATNDQQYLNKAIAASDQWGTNQAGNWGYQWTQSWDDKHYGAQLLLARITGQTKFIQSTERNMQYWTTGVGGTSDRVAYTPGGLAHLDQWGALRYAANQAFMAFVYSDWVSDPVKKDTARSFAERQITYMLGDNPRNSSYVIGYGNNSPQHPHHRTSHGSWNDSQTVPVNHRHVLYGALVGGPSKTDSYTDSINDYVSNEVATDYNAAFTGAIAKMVLLHGQGQQPLAQFPPAETREDEMFVEASVNASGSNFVEIRALLNNRTGWPARASKEMSFNYYVDLSEAIAAGYAPEDITVTAGGYNQGGTVSALQPYDAANHIYYTKVDFTGTLIYPGGQSAHRKEIQFRIAAPLNTNFWNNANDFSFQGVAAQGATPVKTANIPVFDAGVHMYGELPAGGGQPGEPQVPARPTNVQAVAGNGTVHLTWNAISGVSEYTVKRSEVSGGPYTVLENVMGTDYMDSGRVNGTTYYYVITATNSVGESLPSIQVSAKPQETTQPTTGNLKVQYRTNDTNASDGQLRPQFRIMNTGTESVALSGLKLRYYFTVDGDKPQQFHCDYAVVGSGNLSGSFVKLNPASTGADYYLEISFGAGAGSVAPGGDSGEIQARTNKTDWTAYNETDDYSYSAVQQTFADWNKVTLYQGETLVWGLEP, encoded by the coding sequence ATGATCAAGAGGTATAGGAAACAAGGACTGGTGTTCAGTTTGTTGTTTACGCTTACATTTTGTTCAAATGCTGCATTTCAACCGGCGATAGCAGAGGCGGCGGCCGGAGACTATAACTATGCGGAGGTTCTTCAAAAATCTATTTATTTCTACGAAACCCAGCGGTCTGGTGAATTGCCAGATAACAATCGGGTGGAATGGCGGGGCGATTCCGGTCTTTTGGACGGGGCGGATGTGGGACATGATCTGACTGGTGGTTGGTATGATGCCGGTGATCACGTTAAATTCGGTCTGCCTATGGCTTATTCTACGACGATGCTGGCGTGGTCGGTTTATGAGTACAAGCAAGGATATGAGGGGTCTGGGCAGCTGGAGGAAATATTAGACAATATTCGCTGGGCAACCGATTATTTTGTAAAAGCTCATACTGCTCCTAACGAGCTGTGGGGACAAGTTGGTAACGGAACAACCGATCATAATTGGTGGGGACCCGCAGAAGTCATGCAGATGCAGAGACCTTCCTACAAAATTGATGCCACTCATCCCGGATCAGATCTTGCCGCAGAAACAGCTGCAGCGTTAGCTTCAGCATCCATTATTTTCAGGGATACGGATGCCGTATATGCGGACAAGCTGCTGCTGCATGCTAAACAGCTTTATAATTTTGCTGACACTTACCGCGGCTCCTATTCCGATAGCATTACCGATGCCAAACAATATTATAATTCTTGGAGCGGTTATGCGGATGAATTGAGCTGGGGGGCTGTCTGGTTGTATTTGGCGACTAACGATCAGCAGTATCTCAATAAGGCTATTGCAGCAAGTGATCAATGGGGAACGAATCAGGCTGGAAACTGGGGTTATCAGTGGACGCAGTCTTGGGACGACAAGCATTATGGCGCTCAATTACTGTTGGCACGAATCACCGGGCAGACCAAGTTCATTCAATCCACTGAACGGAATATGCAGTATTGGACGACTGGAGTGGGTGGAACAAGTGACCGTGTTGCCTATACACCTGGCGGACTAGCCCATCTGGATCAATGGGGCGCATTGCGTTATGCAGCCAATCAGGCTTTTATGGCCTTCGTTTACTCGGACTGGGTGAGCGATCCGGTGAAGAAAGATACGGCGCGTTCTTTCGCGGAGAGACAAATTACGTATATGCTTGGCGACAATCCACGAAACAGCAGTTATGTTATCGGTTATGGTAATAATTCTCCTCAGCATCCCCATCATCGAACCTCACATGGATCATGGAATGATAGTCAGACCGTTCCGGTAAATCATCGCCATGTCTTGTACGGAGCGCTAGTTGGAGGCCCGTCCAAAACAGACAGCTACACCGACTCCATTAACGATTATGTCTCGAATGAAGTTGCAACCGATTACAATGCAGCTTTTACAGGAGCTATTGCAAAAATGGTGCTGCTGCATGGACAAGGGCAACAGCCGCTTGCACAATTTCCACCTGCAGAGACACGTGAAGATGAGATGTTTGTCGAAGCCTCTGTGAATGCTAGTGGCAGCAACTTCGTAGAGATTCGAGCATTGCTGAATAACCGTACGGGCTGGCCGGCACGGGCCAGTAAAGAGATGTCTTTTAACTACTATGTGGATCTTAGTGAAGCGATAGCGGCTGGTTATGCTCCTGAGGATATTACGGTTACGGCGGGAGGCTACAATCAGGGTGGAACGGTGTCTGCACTTCAGCCTTACGATGCAGCTAACCATATCTACTATACTAAGGTTGATTTTACAGGTACTTTAATTTATCCGGGTGGACAATCTGCTCATCGTAAGGAGATTCAATTCCGAATTGCAGCCCCGCTGAACACTAACTTCTGGAATAATGCTAATGATTTTTCATTCCAAGGTGTGGCAGCTCAAGGAGCAACTCCTGTTAAAACAGCGAACATTCCGGTGTTTGATGCAGGTGTGCACATGTATGGAGAACTTCCAGCGGGTGGTGGACAACCTGGAGAACCTCAAGTCCCTGCACGTCCGACTAATGTTCAGGCAGTAGCAGGTAATGGGACTGTCCATTTGACTTGGAATGCCATTAGCGGGGTTAGTGAATATACCGTTAAACGCAGTGAAGTGAGTGGAGGCCCGTATACGGTGCTTGAGAATGTCATGGGAACGGATTACATGGATAGTGGACGGGTGAACGGAACCACTTATTATTATGTGATCACTGCCACGAATAGTGTAGGGGAGAGCTTGCCATCTATACAGGTTAGTGCCAAACCCCAAGAAACAACACAGCCCACAACGGGGAATTTGAAGGTGCAATATCGTACGAATGATACGAATGCCAGTGATGGACAGCTGCGCCCTCAGTTCCGAATTATGAATACAGGAACCGAGTCTGTGGCACTTAGCGGCTTGAAGCTGCGTTATTATTTCACTGTGGATGGGGATAAACCACAACAGTTTCATTGTGATTATGCTGTAGTGGGCAGTGGTAATTTAAGCGGCAGTTTTGTTAAGCTGAATCCCGCCAGTACGGGCGCGGATTATTATCTGGAGATTTCTTTTGGTGCAGGGGCTGGAAGCGTAGCGCCTGGTGGAGATAGCGGCGAGATTCAGGCTCGCACCAATAAGACGGACTGGACGGCTTACAATGAAACGGATGATTATTCCTACAGCGCGGTTCAGCAGACATTTGCCGATTGGAATAAAGTTACACTTTATCAAGGTGAAACACTTGTATGGGGCTTAGAACCATAA